One window of the Streptomyces asoensis genome contains the following:
- a CDS encoding transposase family protein, whose product MRRPAVGRKDRDEFISGKTRRNAVRSMILTDAGGRILFAGAVLPGSCADITQPCQLGRPGFLSTPRSEKSSQTPAAKAWAHRPADTW is encoded by the coding sequence GTGCGCCGCCCAGCCGTCGGCCGCAAGGACCGGGACGAGTTCATCTCCGGCAAGACCAGGCGGAACGCCGTGAGGTCCATGATCCTGACGGACGCCGGGGGGCGGATTCTCTTCGCCGGCGCGGTGCTGCCAGGCAGTTGCGCGGACATCACCCAGCCCTGCCAGCTCGGCCGACCAGGCTTCTTGTCGACGCCCCGTTCAGAGAAGTCCTCGCAAACGCCGGCTGCCAAGGCCTGGGCGCATCGACCGGCGGACACGTGGTGA
- a CDS encoding response regulator transcription factor — protein sequence MRIVISGEENLLNDTLHAVLTSQRFLTVTAAEAKPDIIIRIHTQGSESVEFLHNAANSGIRVPILVLAERVPDSDVRQILAMGAAGILLRDTAARHIPWAIPAISNGCRVVSPEISESMISEYLRNGVMTPQEESARERICRLSRREHEVLHLLSRGMSNREIAGTLFISPETVKDHVRAIRSKLGAPTRVQAAHVAWLARIAATESAA from the coding sequence ATGAGAATTGTGATCAGCGGTGAAGAGAACTTACTGAACGACACTCTCCACGCCGTACTGACCTCTCAGAGGTTTCTTACGGTCACCGCCGCAGAAGCGAAACCAGACATCATTATCAGGATTCACACCCAAGGCAGCGAGTCGGTTGAATTCCTGCACAATGCCGCGAATTCCGGCATCAGGGTTCCCATCCTTGTACTAGCAGAGCGAGTTCCCGACAGCGATGTTCGCCAGATCCTAGCCATGGGTGCAGCCGGGATCTTACTCCGGGATACCGCCGCACGGCACATTCCCTGGGCGATTCCAGCAATATCGAACGGCTGCCGTGTCGTCTCGCCAGAGATCTCCGAATCGATGATCAGCGAGTACCTCAGAAATGGCGTAATGACGCCTCAGGAAGAATCTGCACGCGAAAGAATATGCCGCTTGAGCCGCAGGGAACACGAGGTTCTGCACCTCCTCAGCCGAGGTATGTCGAACCGGGAAATCGCCGGCACCCTCTTCATCAGCCCGGAAACAGTAAAGGATCACGTCCGGGCCATACGCTCGAAATTGGGTGCCCCTACGCGTGTCCAGGCCGCTCATGTGGCATGGCTTGCTCGCATCGCGGCCACCGAGAGCGCTGCCTGA
- a CDS encoding amino acid ABC transporter permease, whose amino-acid sequence MSSLLYDAPGPRAKRRNALFTVLFLAVLVAVLWWVYKSLDEKGQLEWVKWEPFFSGSEAWTTYILPGLKNTLIAAALSMLLALPLGAVFGIARLSDHTWIRIPAGAIVEFFRAIPVLILMIFGVALYSEYTDVSSDDRPLYAVVTGLVLYNASVLAEIVRAGILSLPKGQTEAAQAIGLRKTQTMTSILLPQAVTAMLPAIVSQLVVIVKDTALGGAVLTFPDLIAAVSPMSSYYGANTIASFTVVAVIFVAINFTLTSFASWLERRLRRSKKSTGAVVGVEAIEDLETVGHAPPEPGGGIKE is encoded by the coding sequence ATGAGCTCCCTCCTGTATGACGCCCCGGGACCCCGGGCCAAGCGGCGCAATGCACTCTTCACGGTCCTGTTCCTGGCCGTACTCGTCGCAGTGCTGTGGTGGGTGTACAAGAGCCTGGACGAAAAGGGCCAGCTCGAGTGGGTGAAGTGGGAGCCATTTTTCTCCGGCTCCGAGGCGTGGACCACATATATTCTGCCCGGCCTGAAGAACACCCTGATCGCGGCAGCCCTGTCCATGCTCCTCGCGCTACCTTTGGGCGCCGTGTTCGGGATCGCACGCCTCTCGGACCATACATGGATCCGAATTCCGGCCGGCGCGATCGTCGAGTTCTTCCGCGCCATCCCAGTATTGATCCTGATGATCTTCGGTGTGGCCCTGTACTCCGAGTACACGGACGTCAGTTCCGACGACCGCCCACTGTATGCGGTTGTCACCGGCCTGGTGCTCTACAACGCCTCAGTACTGGCGGAGATCGTCCGCGCGGGCATCCTCTCCCTCCCCAAGGGCCAGACCGAGGCGGCGCAGGCGATCGGCCTTCGCAAGACCCAGACCATGACGTCGATCCTGCTCCCTCAAGCAGTCACGGCAATGCTGCCGGCTATCGTCAGTCAGCTCGTCGTGATCGTGAAGGACACCGCCCTCGGCGGCGCGGTACTCACGTTCCCCGACCTGATCGCCGCAGTGAGCCCAATGAGCTCGTACTACGGCGCCAACACCATCGCCAGCTTTACCGTTGTGGCCGTCATCTTCGTTGCGATCAACTTCACCCTCACGAGCTTCGCGAGTTGGCTGGAACGCAGGCTGCGCCGCAGCAAGAAGAGCACGGGCGCGGTGGTCGGAGTGGAGGCGATCGAGGACCTTGAGACCGTGGGCCACGCCCCACCCGAGCCGGGCGGCGGCATCAAGGAATAG
- a CDS encoding amino acid ABC transporter permease gives MFDFLEGYDLLGAFWVTVQLTLLSAVGSLFWGTLLAAMRVGPVPLMRGFGAAYVNIVRNIPLTVIILFTSLGLNQTLGISLGAHDFDSINFRLAVLGLIAYTSAFVCEAIRSGINTVPVGQAEAARAVGLNFTQILTLIVLPQAFRSVVGPLTNVLIALTKNTTVAAAIGVAEAALLMKEMIENEAQLLLISAVFAFGFLCLTLPTGLILGWVGKKVAVKR, from the coding sequence GTGTTCGACTTTCTTGAAGGTTACGACCTGTTGGGCGCCTTCTGGGTGACTGTGCAGCTCACGCTGCTCTCGGCCGTCGGCTCCCTGTTCTGGGGGACCCTGCTGGCAGCCATGCGCGTCGGCCCAGTGCCCCTGATGCGCGGCTTCGGCGCCGCCTACGTGAACATCGTGCGGAACATCCCACTGACGGTGATCATTCTGTTCACCTCGCTGGGGCTCAACCAGACCCTGGGCATCAGCCTCGGCGCCCACGACTTCGACAGCATCAACTTCCGGCTCGCCGTGCTCGGCCTGATCGCCTACACCTCGGCGTTCGTCTGCGAGGCAATCCGCTCGGGCATCAACACCGTGCCGGTCGGCCAAGCGGAGGCGGCCCGCGCGGTGGGGCTGAATTTCACCCAGATCCTGACACTGATCGTGCTGCCCCAGGCCTTCCGCTCGGTGGTCGGCCCGCTGACCAACGTACTGATCGCCTTGACCAAGAACACCACAGTAGCCGCTGCAATCGGTGTCGCCGAAGCCGCCCTGCTCATGAAGGAAATGATTGAGAACGAGGCACAACTCCTGCTGATCTCCGCGGTATTCGCGTTCGGCTTCTTGTGTCTGACGCTGCCGACCGGCTTGATTCTCGGCTGGGTGGGCAAGAAGGTAGCGGTGAAGCGATGA
- a CDS encoding glutamate ABC transporter substrate-binding protein, which produces MKLRKVTAASAAALVLALTATACGGDDNKDDSGSSGGDKKIAVGIKFDQPGIGQKTPQGYSGFDVDVATYVAKKLGYNADQIEWKESKSADRETMLQRGDVDFIAASYSINPEREKKVDFAGPYLLAHQDVLVRADDDTIKSPADLNKKKLCSVTGSTSAQNIKDKLAPDADLQKYPTYSACLSGLQNKAIDALTTDDSILAGYAAQDQFKGKFKLGGLKMTNENYGIGVKEGSDLKAKINKALEEMVADGSWQKAVEKNFGPANYKAEAAPKIGDVKS; this is translated from the coding sequence ATGAAGCTTCGCAAGGTCACCGCCGCCTCCGCCGCAGCCCTCGTCCTCGCCCTGACCGCCACCGCCTGCGGCGGCGACGACAACAAGGACGACAGCGGTTCCTCCGGCGGGGACAAGAAGATCGCTGTGGGCATCAAGTTCGACCAGCCCGGCATCGGCCAGAAGACTCCGCAGGGCTACTCCGGCTTCGACGTCGATGTCGCCACCTACGTCGCGAAGAAGCTCGGTTACAACGCCGACCAGATCGAGTGGAAGGAGTCGAAGAGCGCCGACCGAGAGACCATGCTTCAGCGTGGTGACGTCGACTTCATCGCTGCGTCGTACTCGATCAACCCGGAGCGCGAGAAGAAGGTCGACTTCGCCGGCCCCTACCTCCTCGCCCACCAGGACGTCCTCGTCCGCGCAGACGACGACACCATCAAGTCCCCGGCGGACCTCAACAAGAAGAAGCTGTGTTCCGTGACCGGCTCTACCTCGGCGCAGAACATCAAGGACAAGCTGGCTCCCGACGCGGACCTCCAGAAGTACCCGACGTACTCGGCCTGCCTGAGCGGTCTTCAGAACAAGGCCATCGACGCGTTGACCACGGACGACTCGATCCTCGCCGGCTACGCCGCTCAGGACCAGTTCAAGGGCAAGTTCAAGCTCGGCGGCTTGAAGATGACCAACGAGAACTACGGCATCGGAGTCAAGGAGGGCAGCGACCTCAAGGCAAAGATCAACAAGGCTCTTGAGGAGATGGTCGCTGACGGTTCCTGGCAGAAGGCCGTGGAGAAGAACTTCGGCCCGGCCAACTACAAGGCGGAGGCAGCGCCGAAGATCGGCGACGTCAAGAGCTGA
- a CDS encoding amino acid ABC transporter ATP-binding protein: MTEVSVTKEDAVASGELVVLKSVNKHFGALHVLQDIDLTIDRGEVVVVIGPSGSGKSTLCRTINRLETIDEGAITIDGKPLPQEGKALARLRADVGMVFQSFNLFAHKTVLENVMLGQIKVRKADKKKAEEKARALLDRVGVATQADKYPAQLSGGQQQRVAIARALAMDPKVMLFDEPTSALDPEMINEVLEVMQQLARDGMTMIVVTHEMGFARSAANRVVFMADGRIVEEAAPDQFFSNPRSDRAKDFLSKILHH; the protein is encoded by the coding sequence ATGACCGAAGTATCGGTGACCAAGGAAGACGCGGTCGCGAGCGGTGAACTGGTCGTCCTGAAGAGCGTCAACAAGCACTTCGGCGCGTTGCACGTTCTCCAGGACATCGACCTCACGATCGACCGCGGCGAGGTCGTCGTGGTCATCGGACCCTCCGGGTCCGGCAAGTCGACCCTGTGCCGCACCATCAACCGCCTGGAGACGATCGACGAGGGCGCGATCACCATCGACGGGAAGCCGCTGCCCCAGGAGGGCAAGGCGCTGGCCCGGCTGCGTGCCGACGTCGGCATGGTGTTCCAGTCGTTCAACCTGTTCGCGCACAAGACCGTGCTCGAGAACGTGATGCTCGGCCAGATCAAGGTCCGCAAGGCCGACAAGAAGAAGGCCGAGGAGAAGGCGCGCGCCCTCCTCGACCGGGTCGGTGTGGCCACCCAGGCCGACAAGTACCCCGCGCAGCTCTCCGGCGGTCAGCAGCAGCGCGTCGCCATCGCGCGGGCGCTGGCGATGGACCCGAAGGTCATGCTCTTCGACGAGCCGACGTCGGCTCTGGACCCCGAGATGATCAACGAGGTCCTCGAAGTCATGCAGCAGCTGGCCCGGGACGGCATGACGATGATCGTCGTCACCCATGAGATGGGTTTCGCACGATCGGCTGCAAACCGCGTGGTGTTCATGGCGGACGGACGCATCGTCGAAGAGGCTGCGCCCGACCAGTTCTTCAGCAATCCGCGCAGCGACCGTGCCAAGGACTTCCTGTCGAAGATCCTGCACCACTGA
- a CDS encoding response regulator transcription factor: MRLLLVEDDNHVAAALSAVLKRHGFDVTHARSGEEALQALVPEGPGFGVVLLDLGLPDQDGYEVCGKIRKRTATPVIMVTARSDVRSRIHGLNLGADDYVVKPYDTGELLARIHAVSRRTVHEDQEAGGEDALRLGPVHIELPTRRVTVDGSVVQLTRKEFDLLALLAQRPGVVFRREQIISEVWRTSWEGTGRTLEVHVASLRAKLRMPALIETVRGVGYRLVAPGA; the protein is encoded by the coding sequence ATGAGACTGCTGCTCGTCGAGGACGACAACCACGTCGCCGCCGCCCTGTCCGCGGTCCTGAAGCGGCACGGTTTCGACGTCACCCACGCGCGCAGTGGCGAGGAAGCGCTCCAGGCGCTCGTCCCGGAGGGCCCCGGCTTCGGGGTCGTGCTGCTCGACCTGGGCCTTCCCGACCAGGACGGGTACGAGGTCTGCGGCAAGATCCGCAAGCGCACCGCCACGCCGGTGATCATGGTGACCGCCCGCTCCGACGTGCGCTCCCGCATCCACGGCCTCAACCTGGGGGCCGACGACTACGTGGTGAAGCCGTACGACACCGGGGAACTGCTCGCCCGTATCCACGCCGTCAGCCGCCGCACCGTCCACGAGGACCAGGAGGCCGGCGGGGAGGACGCGCTGCGCCTGGGCCCCGTGCACATCGAACTGCCCACCCGGCGCGTCACGGTGGACGGTTCGGTCGTCCAACTGACCCGCAAGGAGTTCGACCTGCTGGCGCTGCTCGCCCAGCGTCCCGGTGTGGTCTTCCGCCGGGAACAGATCATCAGTGAGGTGTGGCGCACCAGCTGGGAGGGGACCGGGCGCACCCTGGAGGTGCACGTGGCCTCGCTGCGCGCCAAGCTGCGCATGCCCGCGCTGATCGAGACCGTACGCGGCGTCGGCTACCGGCTCGTCGCCCCGGGCGCATAG
- a CDS encoding sensor histidine kinase: protein MRTRLLPLLIVLMAAVLLALGVPLAVSVAGAQQQNVVVDRIDDTARFAALAQFVTASSGVNDSASATNERRATLSRELDSYYDVYGIRAGVFYGTDTPMAHAPRDWYLPETGEVREAFEEALLSRRSHDPRQVWPWQRNRLVVASPVIRDGDVVAVVVTDSPTGPMRSRILHGWLVVGAGEIAAMLLAIGAALRLTGWVLRPVRVLDATTHEIASGRLKSRVAVAGGPPELRRLAGAFNEMADNVEDVLEQQRAFVADASHQLRNPLAALLLRIELLGYELPEGNEEIASVQNEGKRLAQVLDDLLDLALAEHAEADLRVTDIGALAAERVAAWAPTAAAKGVRLVGDCPPTTAWADPVTLSSALDAVIDNAVKFTPEGESVTVTVTADGETSTVVVTDNGPGLTDEELTRVGDRFWRSGRHQNIKGSGLGLSISRALLAAGGGSLSYDHHEPGGLTATVSVPRSPTS, encoded by the coding sequence TTGCGTACACGTCTCCTGCCGCTGCTCATCGTGCTGATGGCGGCCGTACTGCTGGCCCTCGGGGTGCCGCTGGCCGTCAGTGTGGCGGGCGCCCAGCAGCAGAACGTGGTCGTCGACCGCATCGACGACACCGCGCGGTTCGCGGCGCTCGCCCAGTTCGTCACCGCCTCGTCGGGCGTCAACGACTCCGCGTCGGCGACGAACGAGCGACGCGCGACGCTCAGCCGGGAGCTCGACAGCTACTACGACGTCTACGGCATTCGTGCCGGTGTCTTCTACGGCACCGACACCCCCATGGCTCATGCCCCCAGGGACTGGTACCTCCCCGAAACGGGGGAGGTGCGGGAAGCATTCGAGGAGGCGCTGCTCAGCCGTCGCAGCCACGACCCCCGGCAGGTGTGGCCATGGCAGCGCAACCGGCTCGTCGTGGCGTCGCCGGTCATCCGGGACGGTGACGTGGTCGCCGTCGTGGTCACCGACTCGCCCACCGGGCCGATGCGGTCGCGGATCCTGCACGGCTGGCTGGTCGTCGGCGCCGGCGAGATCGCCGCGATGCTGCTGGCCATCGGCGCCGCCCTGCGGCTGACCGGCTGGGTGCTGCGGCCTGTGCGGGTCCTGGACGCCACCACCCACGAGATCGCGAGCGGCCGCCTGAAGTCCCGGGTCGCGGTGGCCGGCGGGCCCCCGGAACTCCGGCGGCTGGCCGGGGCGTTCAACGAGATGGCGGACAACGTCGAGGACGTGCTGGAGCAGCAGCGCGCCTTCGTCGCCGACGCCTCGCACCAACTGCGCAACCCGCTCGCCGCACTGCTGCTGCGCATCGAACTGCTCGGGTACGAGCTCCCGGAGGGCAACGAGGAGATCGCCTCCGTCCAGAACGAGGGCAAGCGCCTGGCCCAGGTCCTGGACGACCTGCTCGACCTGGCCCTGGCCGAGCACGCGGAGGCCGACCTGCGGGTCACCGACATCGGCGCGCTGGCCGCCGAGCGCGTGGCCGCCTGGGCGCCCACCGCCGCGGCCAAGGGCGTCCGGCTGGTCGGCGACTGCCCGCCCACCACGGCATGGGCCGACCCGGTGACGCTGTCCAGCGCGCTGGACGCCGTGATCGACAACGCGGTGAAGTTCACCCCGGAGGGGGAGAGCGTCACGGTCACGGTCACGGCCGACGGCGAGACCTCGACCGTCGTCGTCACCGACAACGGTCCCGGGCTGACCGACGAGGAACTCACCCGCGTGGGCGACCGTTTCTGGCGCAGCGGCCGCCACCAGAACATCAAGGGCTCCGGTCTCGGCCTGTCCATCTCCCGGGCCCTGCTCGCGGCGGGCGGCGGCTCCCTCTCGTACGACCATCACGAGCCCGGTGGACTGACGGCGACCGTGTCGGTGCCGAGGTCTCCGACGTCGTAG
- a CDS encoding TAXI family TRAP transporter solute-binding subunit, which yields MSPLFSRIGRRRALQGTAAGVVVLGLLLWWLLPLGEDPPSGSITFSTGTTSGVYYEYGSRLRAELARDMPDLDVKLSTSNGSQENVARVATGEADFTIAAADAVETYERQHPGSAARLRGVARLYDDYVQLVVPRDSDVRSVADLRGRTVATGLPRSGVRLIAERVLKAAGLDPAKDITAVSQGIDTGPEQLKKGKIDAFFWSGGVPTAGLEKLADTFTFRFVPIGPDLVAKMHDQDDSTGFYRATNMPESAYPTIQNGSTVATIAVSNLLMTRTDMAPRLTEWLTRTVIKSRDGIGAHVHSAQLVDLRTAIYTDPLKLHEGARRYYRSVKP from the coding sequence ATGTCCCCGTTGTTCTCCCGTATCGGCAGGCGTCGTGCCCTCCAGGGCACAGCCGCCGGTGTCGTCGTCCTCGGGCTGCTGCTGTGGTGGCTGCTGCCGCTGGGCGAGGACCCGCCGAGCGGGTCGATCACCTTCAGCACGGGCACGACGAGCGGCGTCTACTACGAGTACGGCAGCCGCCTGCGCGCGGAGCTCGCCCGCGACATGCCCGATCTGGACGTGAAGCTGTCGACCAGCAACGGATCGCAGGAGAACGTCGCGCGCGTGGCGACCGGCGAGGCCGACTTCACCATCGCCGCGGCCGACGCGGTGGAAACGTACGAACGGCAGCACCCCGGCTCGGCCGCCCGGCTGCGCGGGGTGGCCCGCCTGTACGACGACTACGTCCAGCTCGTGGTGCCGCGCGACTCCGACGTCCGTTCCGTCGCCGACCTGCGGGGCAGAACCGTGGCGACCGGGCTGCCGCGCTCGGGTGTGCGGCTGATCGCCGAGCGGGTGCTCAAGGCGGCGGGCCTGGACCCGGCGAAGGACATCACGGCCGTGTCGCAGGGCATCGACACCGGTCCCGAGCAGCTGAAGAAGGGCAAGATCGACGCCTTCTTCTGGTCCGGCGGGGTGCCCACGGCCGGGCTGGAGAAGCTGGCCGACACCTTCACCTTCCGGTTCGTACCGATCGGCCCCGACCTCGTCGCCAAGATGCACGACCAGGACGACTCCACCGGGTTCTACCGGGCCACCAACATGCCGGAGTCGGCGTACCCCACCATCCAGAACGGCTCGACGGTGGCGACGATCGCGGTGTCCAACCTGCTGATGACCCGTACGGACATGGCGCCCCGGCTCACCGAGTGGCTGACCCGGACGGTGATCAAGAGCCGGGACGGGATCGGTGCGCATGTGCACTCCGCGCAGCTGGTCGACCTGCGCACGGCCATCTACACCGACCCGCTGAAGCTGCACGAGGGCGCCCGGCGCTACTACCGCTCCGTCAAGCCGTAG
- a CDS encoding MazG nucleotide pyrophosphohydrolase domain-containing protein produces the protein MSSSPAELVREFHRAFGLDARSTPTEVSPRLAAHRGELLAEEAAEVAEVAVSGPLDRLAHELADVVYVAYGTALVHGIDLDAVLAEIHRSNMTKLGPDGQVARRADGKVLKGEHYEIPDVSAVLRRQGWTPGGAA, from the coding sequence ATGAGTTCCTCGCCCGCCGAACTGGTCCGTGAGTTCCACCGTGCCTTCGGGCTCGACGCCCGCAGCACGCCGACGGAGGTGTCGCCCCGCCTCGCCGCGCACCGCGGAGAGCTCCTCGCAGAGGAGGCGGCGGAGGTCGCCGAGGTGGCGGTGAGCGGCCCGCTGGACCGGCTCGCGCACGAGCTGGCCGATGTCGTCTACGTCGCCTACGGCACGGCCCTGGTGCACGGGATCGACCTCGACGCGGTGCTCGCCGAGATCCACCGGTCCAACATGACCAAGCTGGGCCCCGACGGCCAGGTCGCCCGGCGTGCCGACGGCAAGGTCCTCAAGGGGGAGCACTACGAGATACCGGACGTGTCCGCGGTGCTGCGCCGCCAGGGCTGGACCCCTGGCGGCGCGGCCTGA